A stretch of Lactuca sativa cultivar Salinas chromosome 6, Lsat_Salinas_v11, whole genome shotgun sequence DNA encodes these proteins:
- the LOC111894112 gene encoding uncharacterized protein LOC111894112, translating to MASCDDEFVLIGDDSTTNSHQTNQRFHHHLSTTAHLLASKAPPFNALPPPGATHDGVLQASGEGYSDHAFGSQPMVVVTYENESDPNRSGISAARNEKRSDCEDLSDGGTPYSYNKKSKVAGSSSGNGGEYRKDREEWSDTAIAFLLDAYLEKFMQLNRGNLRVRDWEEVAAVVSERCENQSKSVEQCKNKVDNLKKRYKLERHRVMNNNGGNTTSHWPWYQKMEQIVGNSLPLKPALDEDKSVGGINSSARQSKRYTTATSSPNNHQITNMEPKSVTNPRWRRVVFKISGSAFTGTDSQNIDPKVVMLIAREVSIACHIGIEVAIVVGGRNFFCGDTWVTSNGLDRTTAYQIGMMATVMNSILLQSTLEKLGVVTRVQSSFCMPEVSEPYNKQRAIRHLEKGRVVIFGGIGAGTGNPLFSTDTAAALRASEIHADVVIKGSSLHGIYDCAIGESEYEHISFREFASRGVALMDMMAVTFCQENGIPVVMFNLDEVGNISRALCGEHIGMLIDLNGRVG from the exons ATGGCGTCGTGTGACGACGAATTCGTACTTATCGGTGACGACAGCACCACCAACAGCCACCAAACAAACCAGCGTTTCCACCACCACCTCTCGACCACCGCGCATTTATTAGCTTCCAAGGCTCCTCCGTTTAACGCACTACCACCTCCAGGGGCAACACATGATGGTGTTCTACAAGCCAGTGGCGAGGGTTACAGTGATCACGCGTTCGGTTCACAACCTATGGTGGTGGTTACCTACGAAAATGAATCCGATCCAAACAGATCTGGGATTAGCGCTGCAAGAAACGAAAAACGTAGCGACTGCGAAGATCTCAGCGACGGAGGAACACCGTATAGTTATAATAAGAAATCGAAGGTTGCCGGTTCTTCTTCAGGAAACGGCGGAGAGTATAGAAAGGATAGAGAGGAGTGGAGTGACACTGCAATCGCGTTCCTCTTAGATGCTTATCTGGAGAAGTTTATGCAATTGAACCGTGGAAATTTGAGAGTCCGGGATtgggaagaggtagctgcggtcGTGAGCGAGAGGTGCGAGAATCAATCGAAGAGCGTAGAACAGTGCAAGAACAAAGTAGATAATTTGAAAAAGAGGTATAAGCTGGAGAGACACCGAGTTATGAACAACAATGGCGGAAACACCACAAGCCACTGGCCTTGGTATCAGAAAATGGAACAGATTGTTGGAAATTCATTACCCTTGAAGCCTGCATTGGATGAAGACAAGTCTGTAGGAGGAATCAATAGCTCAGCTAGACAATCCAAGAG ATATACAACTGCAACTTCTAGCCCAAATAATCATCAAATCACTAACATGGAGCCAAAATCAGTCACAAATCCAAGATGGCGAAGAGTTGTATTCAAAATCAGTGGCTCTGCTTTCACTGGAACTGATTCTCAAAACATTGATCCAAAG GTAGTAATGCTAATTGCTAGAGAAGTATCAATAGCTTGCCATATTGGTATTGAG GTGGCAATAGTTGTTGGTGGACGAAATTTCTTTTGTGGTGACACATGGGTAACATCAAATGGTCTTGATAGAACTACTGCTTATCAAATTGG TATGATGGCAACTGTGATGAACTCGATTCTACTCCAATCAACATTAGAAAAATTAGGCGTTGTGACACGTGTACAATCATCATTTTGTATGCCAGAAGTTTCTGAACCTTACAACAAACAAAGAGCAATTCGACATTTGGAAAAGGGTAGAGTTGTAATTTTCGGTGGGATTGGTGCTGGAACAGGGAATCCACTTTTCTCTACTGACACAGCTGCAGCTCTTCGAGCATCAGAAA ttCATGCTGACGTGGTAATTAAAGGTAGTAGCTTACATGGCATTTACGATTGTGCCATTGGTGAGAGTGAGTATGAGCACATTTCTTTTAGGGAGTTTGCTTCTAGAGGTGTGGCTTTAATGGACATGATGGCTGTGACATTTTGTCAAGAGAATGGGATTCCtg TTGTGATGTTTAATCTTGATGAGGTTGGAAATATATCAAGAGCGTTATGTGGGGAACATATTGGTATGTTAATTGACTTAAATGGAAGAGTTGGTTAA